The following are encoded in a window of Fibrobacter sp. UWEL genomic DNA:
- a CDS encoding YafY family protein, whose product MEDLSKSDRIISLLIQMVQHPKTSYSVSQLMAALNLPKDQRRNVERDLKALTDMPGSVVICEGKAPRKTYRLGLVVFNKFDIPDFNELILKFVFLRCVSHIYPGTGDLIEELTQRTFDNLPVAQQEKEKSIFKDISSKVLYMGKTVEMDDTASEKLKVILDAIRTGHMITTTYDQKGKESERLPLAIVVYQSSVYVACRRHGDPLAIYAIKLNRILDVAKSRKTFTISQETWDKLQKKVSDLDLFDDDDEPIDIRVSFPLSKRKFVEDDDFHHSSSFEVKKGKLYMSMRVCNGTQLLMWIMRHSVNDIEILEPDWLRDEIRDQALDLANRHRTKN is encoded by the coding sequence ATGGAAGACTTAAGCAAAAGCGACCGCATTATCAGCCTGCTGATCCAGATGGTGCAGCACCCTAAAACCAGCTATTCCGTGAGCCAGCTCATGGCCGCCCTAAACTTGCCAAAGGACCAGCGGCGCAATGTGGAAAGAGACCTGAAGGCCCTTACGGACATGCCCGGGTCCGTGGTCATTTGCGAGGGAAAGGCGCCCCGAAAAACTTACCGCCTGGGGCTTGTGGTATTCAACAAGTTCGACATTCCCGACTTTAACGAGCTAATCCTGAAGTTCGTATTCCTGCGATGCGTCTCCCACATTTATCCCGGTACCGGCGACCTGATCGAGGAACTGACCCAGCGCACCTTCGACAACTTGCCCGTTGCCCAGCAGGAAAAAGAAAAGTCCATTTTCAAGGACATCAGCTCCAAGGTCCTGTATATGGGCAAGACTGTGGAAATGGACGACACCGCCAGCGAAAAGCTGAAGGTTATCCTGGACGCCATCCGCACAGGCCACATGATCACCACCACCTACGACCAGAAGGGCAAAGAATCCGAAAGGCTCCCCCTGGCCATTGTGGTATACCAGAGCTCCGTTTACGTGGCATGCCGCAGACACGGCGATCCCCTGGCCATATACGCCATCAAGCTGAACCGCATCCTGGACGTAGCAAAGAGCAGGAAAACTTTTACCATTTCCCAGGAAACCTGGGACAAGCTTCAGAAGAAAGTATCCGACCTGGACTTGTTCGACGATGACGACGAGCCCATCGACATCCGAGTCTCCTTCCCCCTGAGCAAACGAAAATTCGTGGAGGATGACGATTTCCACCATTCCTCATCCTTCGAGGTGAAGAAGGGCAAACTCTACATGTCCATGCGAGTGTGCAACGGCACCCAGTTACTCATGTGGATCATGCGCCACAGCGTCAACGACATCGAAATTCTGGAACCCGACTGGCTGCGAGACGAAATTCGTGACCAGGCCCTGGACCTGGCCAACAGGCACCGCACCAAAAATTAA
- a CDS encoding PD-(D/E)XK nuclease family protein, translating to MNKSVVDSFFARLRAIREKYRPLEENVENTFNIFNVLGLYNRELKHSAFIAELLNPCGTHKMGNRFLRLFYKRIGVEYDGLVSVLTEFPFQDGRIDIYVKAIDDPSKSLIIENKIEAEDQDRQLWRYHQFDPEAKLLYLTLNGKCASAASLFELTPADYLPVGYDSLIVSWLEDCLEIVGDIPVLREIIKQYLNLVKQLTGKTLMQEEKMDIAKLVCENDEYLGLFFHLMNNQNTIYQKLMDRLWDEILAAAEAVGFKASKDRPLQQIYALITLEMDSEYTVVLAPQKENFQDLIFGIHCKGKKDDIPVEKRNEIREKFAKSIMVPMQEATPIVHNYWTPYKHWSTAQYEKVLNGTFRNDLVELLKKLKALIESV from the coding sequence ATGAATAAATCCGTAGTAGATAGTTTCTTTGCCCGGTTGCGGGCAATCAGGGAAAAGTACCGACCCCTGGAGGAAAATGTTGAAAACACTTTCAACATCTTCAATGTTCTTGGATTGTACAATCGCGAGCTGAAACATTCTGCGTTCATTGCGGAATTGCTCAATCCCTGCGGAACCCACAAGATGGGTAATAGGTTCTTGCGCCTGTTCTATAAGCGGATTGGGGTTGAGTACGATGGGCTGGTTTCCGTGTTGACGGAATTCCCTTTTCAGGATGGCCGAATCGATATCTATGTCAAGGCGATTGATGATCCGAGTAAGTCGCTGATTATTGAAAACAAGATTGAGGCCGAAGATCAGGATAGGCAGCTTTGGCGTTACCATCAGTTTGATCCCGAGGCTAAATTGCTTTACCTGACTTTGAATGGCAAGTGCGCGTCTGCGGCAAGTTTGTTCGAGTTGACGCCCGCGGATTATCTGCCCGTGGGCTATGATTCTCTGATTGTGTCATGGCTTGAGGATTGCCTGGAAATTGTCGGGGACATTCCGGTGCTCCGGGAAATTATCAAACAGTATTTGAATTTGGTGAAACAGCTGACGGGGAAAACCTTGATGCAGGAAGAAAAGATGGATATTGCGAAGCTTGTTTGTGAAAATGATGAATACCTTGGGCTGTTCTTTCACCTGATGAACAATCAGAATACTATTTATCAGAAGCTTATGGATCGCCTGTGGGATGAAATCCTTGCCGCTGCAGAGGCTGTGGGCTTTAAGGCCTCCAAAGATCGGCCCTTGCAACAGATTTATGCCCTGATTACTTTGGAGATGGATTCTGAATACACGGTAGTTTTGGCCCCGCAGAAGGAAAACTTCCAGGATTTGATTTTCGGCATTCATTGTAAGGGGAAGAAGGATGACATTCCCGTGGAAAAGCGGAATGAAATTCGTGAGAAGTTCGCGAAGTCCATTATGGTCCCCATGCAGGAAGCGACTCCAATCGTGCATAACTATTGGACTCCTTACAAGCATTGGTCTACGGCCCAATACGAAAAAGTCCTGAATGGAACCTTCAGGAATGATCTGGTGGAATTGCTGAAAAAGCTCAAGGCTTTGATTGAATCGGTTTGA
- a CDS encoding type II toxin-antitoxin system RelE/ParE family toxin, protein MYTVEKTEKFLMWYQSLKDVQAKQRIFSRLVRIELGNLGDVKSVGEGVFEIRIDCGPGYRIYYAMRGQTVILLLCGGDKSSQQRDVESAKLMWKGLENESK, encoded by the coding sequence GTGTACACGGTTGAAAAGACAGAGAAGTTCCTTATGTGGTATCAGTCATTAAAAGACGTTCAAGCGAAGCAAAGAATTTTCTCTCGTCTAGTAAGAATTGAACTTGGAAATTTAGGTGATGTAAAATCTGTTGGAGAGGGTGTTTTTGAAATTCGAATAGATTGTGGGCCAGGGTATAGAATATACTATGCCATGCGGGGACAAACGGTTATTCTTCTTTTGTGTGGTGGAGATAAGTCTTCGCAGCAAAGAGATGTTGAAAGTGCTAAACTGATGTGGAAAGGACTTGAAAATGAAAGTAAGTAA
- a CDS encoding addiction module antidote protein, which yields MKVSKLDLSELLDSEEVIAGVLNDALQSNDSAVLMRTIGYVAKARGVAQISEATGLGRESLYKTLSENSHPRFETILKILNALNVQMTIVPKKIAHKKPLVVAETKAAYVAHRRLKP from the coding sequence ATGAAAGTAAGTAAGCTTGATCTGTCTGAACTGTTGGATAGTGAAGAGGTGATTGCTGGTGTTTTAAATGATGCCTTGCAGTCGAACGATTCCGCTGTCCTCATGAGAACAATCGGGTATGTTGCGAAGGCTCGGGGTGTCGCGCAAATTTCTGAAGCGACAGGATTGGGCCGAGAAAGCCTCTACAAGACCCTTAGCGAGAATTCCCATCCTCGTTTTGAGACGATTCTAAAAATATTGAATGCTCTGAATGTTCAGATGACGATTGTTCCTAAGAAGATTGCTCATAAAAAGCCCCTGGTTGTCGCTGAAACTAAGGCCGCTTATGTTGCACATCGGCGCTTAAAACCCTAG
- a CDS encoding Fic family protein: MLSENLKKAAANNQELLAMRPLPKETLKSLREFYRVGLTYSSNALEGNSLTETETKVVIEDGLTVNGKPLRDVYEAVGHAKAYDHIHELAKRKTLEESDILKLHQLFYQQIDPENAGKYRSVPVFISGSHYTVTQHQKIAAEMKKFVSWFNKNEQKLHPVEFAAEVHKRFVFIHPFVDGNGRMARLLMNLALLRGEYTIALIPAIRRIEYVGALEAAHANENVFVDFVADCVVATQMDLLRLLKNSGGVNATGGKKQKKNGGVNLHEKILAEIQKNPGVNAPALSSKLELALRTTQRYLKSLIDDEKIEFRGAPKNGGYFAK; encoded by the coding sequence ATGCTTTCCGAAAATTTGAAAAAGGCTGCGGCGAATAATCAAGAACTTTTGGCGATGCGTCCTCTTCCAAAGGAGACTCTCAAGTCTTTGCGAGAGTTTTATCGTGTTGGATTAACGTACTCAAGTAATGCTCTCGAGGGCAATAGCCTTACGGAAACGGAAACGAAGGTCGTGATTGAGGATGGTCTGACTGTCAATGGCAAGCCCTTGCGCGATGTTTACGAAGCTGTTGGGCATGCCAAGGCTTATGACCATATTCATGAACTGGCGAAACGCAAGACTCTTGAAGAATCTGATATTTTGAAGCTTCATCAGCTTTTTTACCAGCAGATTGATCCTGAAAATGCGGGAAAATATCGTTCTGTCCCAGTTTTTATAAGTGGTAGCCACTATACGGTAACGCAGCATCAAAAGATTGCTGCCGAAATGAAGAAGTTCGTCTCTTGGTTCAATAAAAACGAACAGAAACTTCATCCCGTTGAATTCGCAGCCGAGGTCCATAAAAGATTTGTCTTTATTCATCCGTTTGTTGATGGCAATGGCCGCATGGCCCGCTTGTTAATGAATTTGGCCTTGCTTCGCGGTGAATACACCATTGCGCTGATTCCTGCGATTCGTCGTATAGAATATGTGGGCGCTCTTGAGGCTGCCCATGCTAATGAGAATGTCTTTGTTGATTTTGTTGCCGATTGTGTTGTTGCGACTCAGATGGACTTGTTGCGACTGCTGAAAAATAGTGGCGGTGTAAATGCTACTGGCGGTAAAAAGCAAAAGAAAAATGGCGGTGTAAATTTACACGAGAAGATTCTTGCAGAAATTCAAAAGAATCCGGGTGTTAACGCTCCTGCTTTGTCGTCAAAACTTGAATTGGCCCTGCGTACTACACAGCGTTATTTGAAGTCTTTGATTGATGATGAAAAAATAGAGTTTAGAGGCGCTCCGAAGAACGGTGGCTATTTCGCAAAATGA
- a CDS encoding family 43 glycosylhydrolase, with the protein MMKSYKKWIAPTIFGAFGLGIVPSVMADNPIIQTYYSPDPAPVVFGDTLCSYSGNDEGGSFFTMHGWRVSCTTDMVNWTDMGELILEAGDFNGSAKKNGDWAAQVIRRKDASGKYKYYYYVTVESTKGGRAINVAVADTKEGPFKDALNGKHLAGPNWDYIDPTVWIDDDGKAYLYWGNPKLYFCPLKDNMIECDGGVQLTDMASFNGKYTEGPWIHKRGKKYYMIYAAGGVPESIDYSWSDKPTSGWQYKGTIMPSSEPGSAFTVHSGIVDFQGRSFFFYHNQRRVPSAGGYSRTSAVEEFTWGADGTIPTIRMTDDGVTKPIKNLDPYEKVQAETKAWVEGITVDKAGGYTIIKNVESEGKTVYLTNMNAGSWTKVRSVDMSDGADNIVVCTKGGSGVIELHSGSATGPLMSTIKVPASDTWQENSFEVTGADGVADLYFVFKSGNFKFDYWYFETSATAVPQEPFGGKAWAIPGKIEAEDFDKPGKGRGNSSFQDSDTENHSCTDEGKEAECSEYRSEDAPAVDIYKKSATRTVVGYITNGEWLEYTVDVAKDGDYTMYAAVASDGGSSFKLSVDGEDVTEDIAVPAARKSEDDAQNFDSYSKVSADVKLTKGQHILRFTATADWFDIDYFNFVAKGEEDPCPIGAESCGDNKDALVKNFQVVNAGASYNVFDMQGKKLGMIHSNGANFSEAMISAGFSKGVYMLRNVTSKKSQMVKVK; encoded by the coding sequence ATGATGAAGAGTTATAAAAAGTGGATTGCACCCACTATTTTTGGTGCATTCGGTTTGGGAATTGTCCCTTCCGTTATGGCGGATAATCCCATTATCCAGACATATTATTCTCCGGACCCGGCTCCGGTTGTATTCGGCGATACGCTTTGCTCCTATTCCGGTAACGACGAAGGTGGTTCCTTCTTTACCATGCATGGTTGGCGCGTTTCCTGCACCACCGATATGGTGAACTGGACCGATATGGGCGAGCTGATCCTGGAAGCAGGCGACTTTAACGGTAGCGCCAAGAAGAATGGCGACTGGGCTGCTCAGGTAATCCGTCGTAAGGATGCCAGCGGCAAGTACAAGTATTACTACTATGTGACTGTTGAATCTACCAAGGGTGGCCGCGCCATTAACGTGGCTGTTGCCGATACCAAGGAAGGTCCTTTTAAGGATGCTCTGAACGGCAAGCACTTGGCTGGTCCTAACTGGGACTACATCGACCCTACCGTATGGATTGATGATGATGGCAAGGCTTACCTGTACTGGGGTAACCCCAAACTCTATTTCTGCCCTCTCAAGGACAACATGATCGAATGCGACGGTGGTGTCCAGCTTACGGACATGGCTAGCTTTAACGGCAAGTATACGGAAGGCCCGTGGATCCACAAGCGCGGCAAGAAGTACTACATGATCTATGCTGCTGGCGGCGTTCCCGAATCCATTGACTATTCCTGGAGTGATAAGCCTACAAGCGGCTGGCAGTATAAGGGAACCATTATGCCTAGCAGCGAACCGGGCTCTGCATTTACGGTACATTCCGGTATTGTGGATTTCCAGGGCCGTAGCTTCTTCTTCTACCATAACCAGCGCCGCGTTCCCAGTGCTGGTGGCTATTCCCGTACTTCTGCAGTGGAAGAATTTACCTGGGGTGCCGATGGTACCATTCCTACCATCCGCATGACGGATGATGGTGTAACTAAGCCTATCAAGAATTTGGATCCTTACGAAAAGGTTCAGGCCGAAACCAAGGCTTGGGTGGAAGGCATTACTGTGGATAAGGCTGGTGGTTACACCATTATCAAGAATGTTGAAAGCGAAGGCAAGACTGTTTATCTCACCAACATGAATGCGGGTTCCTGGACCAAGGTCCGTTCCGTGGACATGAGTGATGGTGCCGATAATATCGTGGTTTGCACTAAGGGTGGCTCCGGCGTGATTGAACTTCATTCCGGTTCTGCTACTGGTCCGCTGATGTCTACCATTAAGGTTCCCGCAAGCGATACCTGGCAGGAAAATTCCTTCGAAGTGACTGGTGCCGATGGCGTTGCAGACTTGTATTTCGTATTTAAGTCTGGCAACTTCAAGTTTGACTACTGGTACTTCGAAACTTCCGCAACTGCAGTTCCTCAGGAACCGTTCGGTGGCAAGGCTTGGGCAATTCCGGGTAAGATCGAAGCCGAAGACTTCGACAAGCCGGGTAAGGGCCGCGGTAACAGCTCCTTCCAGGATAGCGATACTGAAAATCATTCCTGCACCGACGAAGGCAAGGAAGCTGAATGCTCCGAGTACCGTAGCGAAGACGCTCCCGCAGTGGATATCTACAAGAAGAGCGCAACACGCACTGTCGTAGGATACATTACCAATGGCGAATGGCTGGAATACACTGTGGACGTTGCCAAGGATGGTGACTACACTATGTATGCCGCTGTGGCTTCTGATGGTGGCTCTAGCTTCAAGCTGTCTGTGGATGGTGAAGACGTTACCGAGGATATTGCGGTTCCCGCTGCAAGAAAGAGTGAAGACGATGCTCAGAACTTTGATTCCTACAGCAAGGTTTCTGCAGATGTCAAGCTCACCAAGGGTCAGCACATTCTGCGCTTTACCGCAACAGCAGACTGGTTCGATATTGATTACTTCAACTTCGTTGCGAAGGGCGAAGAAGATCCGTGCCCCATCGGTGCAGAAAGTTGCGGCGATAACAAGGATGCTTTGGTCAAGAACTTCCAGGTGGTGAATGCTGGCGCCTCTTACAATGTATTCGATATGCAGGGTAAGAAGCTTGGCATGATTCATTCCAACGGTGCAAACTTCTCCGAAGCAATGATCAGCGCTGGCTTCTCCAAGGGTGTTTACATGCTCCGCAATGTAACCTCCAAGAAGTCCCAGATGGTGAAGGTGAAGTAG
- a CDS encoding polysaccharide deacetylase family protein, with translation MATTPFTTVPWNGHVGAASFTFDDAMDDQIKNLTPILEELTDVRVTFFLSNMGGNRLTATGAGFAKLAKMGNEIGNHTDGHLQLPDQSDDKLKTEITDFADQIEKVMADNGAEVNVTAVATPYCNNNEKVSAEIDKRQFINRDCGWHGRNDWDTEPKWLGMASRVWNSSETATAELLSALDTAAYIGDFGAANPWEVQVKGGSWLVLLNHGVSDEGGMSITPADIKSAFKRALENNLWTAPFSTVGAYHRAHFTLDKAEAIKDGEGYKVSWELPHQHMPKSIPLKVKLTDDFLKEAGFTTNDNIVLVQGGKEIAPDAQGNYTLEFTALSATIRKASTLGLGTPRQNKQPRENTQASNKIYDLNGKHLKQNRDVHVIKVFGK, from the coding sequence ATGGCAACAACTCCTTTCACCACCGTTCCCTGGAACGGTCACGTAGGCGCCGCAAGCTTTACCTTCGACGACGCCATGGACGACCAGATCAAGAACCTCACCCCCATTCTGGAAGAACTGACCGACGTCAGGGTCACCTTCTTCCTTTCCAACATGGGCGGCAACCGCCTCACGGCAACAGGCGCAGGCTTTGCAAAACTCGCCAAGATGGGTAACGAAATCGGCAACCACACCGATGGACACTTGCAGCTCCCCGACCAGAGCGACGACAAGCTGAAAACAGAAATCACTGACTTTGCCGACCAGATTGAAAAAGTCATGGCAGACAATGGCGCCGAAGTAAACGTCACCGCAGTAGCCACCCCCTACTGCAACAACAACGAAAAAGTCTCCGCCGAAATCGACAAGCGTCAATTCATCAACCGCGACTGTGGCTGGCATGGCCGTAACGACTGGGATACGGAACCCAAGTGGCTGGGCATGGCCTCCCGCGTTTGGAACTCCTCCGAAACCGCCACCGCAGAACTTTTGAGCGCCCTGGACACCGCCGCATACATCGGCGACTTCGGCGCAGCCAACCCCTGGGAAGTGCAAGTCAAAGGCGGCTCCTGGCTAGTCCTCCTGAATCACGGTGTCTCCGACGAAGGCGGCATGAGCATCACCCCCGCGGACATCAAGAGCGCCTTCAAGCGCGCCCTCGAAAACAACCTGTGGACCGCCCCCTTCAGCACCGTAGGCGCCTATCACAGAGCCCACTTCACCCTGGACAAAGCCGAAGCAATCAAGGACGGCGAAGGCTACAAAGTCAGCTGGGAACTCCCCCACCAGCACATGCCCAAAAGCATCCCCCTGAAAGTCAAGCTCACCGACGACTTCCTGAAAGAAGCAGGCTTCACCACAAACGACAACATCGTCCTGGTGCAAGGCGGCAAGGAAATCGCCCCCGACGCCCAAGGCAATTACACCCTTGAATTCACCGCCCTCAGCGCCACCATCCGCAAGGCATCCACTCTAGGCCTTGGCACCCCGAGGCAAAATAAACAACCCCGCGAGAATACACAAGCCAGTAATAAAATATACGACCTGAACGGAAAGCATCTAAAGCAAAACAGAGACGTTCACGTTATTAAAGTTTTCGGGAAGTAA
- a CDS encoding carbohydrate-binding protein has protein sequence MVFKSMVNKAALCAAFGLASLSQAAVQATFYVAPDGSDAAKGTKDAPFKTITAAQKAVRAINGTMTGDIEVILREGTYQLANTINFDEKDGGQNGHYVRYKAADGEKPLITGGMPITGWTIHDEANNIWKAEGVEGRFRQLYVNNKKAVRACYPNMASEIDHDFKRLTKVDSAGRAFDVSTDDVKMIKDADNVEIHLMIAWSENILRLEKIQNNGGTSKLIPKDPERTKLFHRAYPMLGTAFMSNPPKQQAYYLENSYDFIDAPGEWFLDEKEHVLYYKAREGENMGTANVVAPRINTLFNVLGKDTKNKVGYMAFEGLYFGHTNYLRPSDEGFLDLQAANFNVDVLSDPERGGLGTLNSNKYLLWRPDAAFRVENAHHFKVQGNVFSQLAATGLDFVSGTNDDMIQGNAFFNIGAAGIMIGKFAQDSTTEIHEAYNPSDKEEISTRDTIKNNLVNNVTTEHQGAVGIGAGLPRYIEIVHNEVSYTNYSGISIGFGWTKKETAMTNNHVNWNEIHHIARLLCDAGPIYTLSNQGTGSEIQYNYIHDNTTSKWADYWNVPIYLDEGSSGFTVKENVFKNAAGGVGQNQAGTNTINQSSDYWNQNTADNAGIEKDFKKIKEITEIPLPDFSNTVPQAPFNGVVHSIPGTLQLEDYDEGGQSVSFSDKDFVNEGNVYREDGVDVVGLGCADTLNTVDCQGYAIGYTNPGEWLEYTVNVILESEYVFRANVASGLDVASFRLYMDGEAITDTIAIPQGEDWVTYGYVEGKTAKLPKGEHVLRVAITGTYGNLDWIQFALTEDELNTDGIVPGATRFQLDMDVANVGAYKIYNSQGRLMGYVNATSSREARDLLRTKVLDSGIYMVKTPSGSSFRVNVK, from the coding sequence ATGGTTTTTAAGAGTATGGTCAATAAGGCTGCATTGTGCGCTGCCTTTGGCTTGGCAAGCCTCTCTCAGGCTGCTGTTCAGGCAACCTTCTATGTAGCTCCCGATGGTAGCGATGCTGCCAAGGGAACCAAGGACGCTCCCTTCAAGACAATTACAGCAGCCCAGAAGGCTGTTCGTGCCATTAACGGCACCATGACCGGCGACATCGAGGTGATCCTTCGCGAAGGTACCTACCAGCTGGCAAATACCATCAATTTTGACGAAAAGGACGGCGGTCAGAACGGCCATTACGTGCGCTATAAGGCTGCCGATGGCGAAAAGCCCCTGATTACTGGCGGTATGCCCATTACGGGCTGGACCATTCACGACGAAGCTAATAACATCTGGAAGGCAGAAGGCGTAGAAGGCCGTTTCCGCCAGCTGTATGTGAACAACAAGAAGGCCGTTCGCGCTTGCTACCCCAATATGGCAAGTGAAATTGACCATGATTTCAAGCGCCTCACTAAGGTGGACTCCGCGGGCCGTGCCTTTGATGTTTCTACCGACGATGTGAAGATGATTAAGGATGCGGACAATGTGGAAATCCACTTGATGATCGCCTGGTCCGAAAACATCCTCCGTCTGGAAAAGATCCAGAATAATGGCGGCACTTCCAAGCTGATCCCCAAGGATCCTGAACGTACCAAGCTGTTCCATCGTGCTTATCCCATGCTGGGTACCGCTTTCATGAGTAACCCGCCCAAGCAGCAGGCTTACTATCTGGAAAACTCCTACGACTTTATTGACGCTCCGGGTGAATGGTTCCTGGACGAAAAGGAACATGTCCTTTATTATAAGGCCCGCGAAGGCGAAAACATGGGAACCGCCAACGTCGTGGCACCCCGTATCAACACTCTGTTCAACGTTCTGGGCAAGGACACCAAGAATAAGGTGGGCTACATGGCTTTCGAAGGCTTGTACTTCGGCCACACCAACTACCTGCGCCCCAGCGACGAAGGCTTCCTGGATTTGCAGGCCGCCAACTTCAACGTGGATGTGCTTTCTGACCCCGAACGTGGTGGCCTTGGCACCTTGAACAGTAACAAGTATTTGCTGTGGCGTCCGGATGCTGCGTTCCGTGTTGAAAATGCCCATCACTTCAAGGTGCAGGGGAACGTTTTCTCCCAGCTGGCTGCAACTGGTCTTGACTTTGTCTCCGGTACTAACGACGATATGATTCAGGGCAATGCCTTCTTTAATATCGGTGCTGCCGGTATCATGATCGGTAAGTTCGCTCAGGACTCCACTACCGAAATTCACGAAGCTTACAACCCCAGCGACAAGGAAGAAATCAGCACTCGCGATACCATCAAGAATAACCTGGTCAACAACGTGACTACAGAACACCAGGGCGCTGTAGGTATTGGTGCCGGTCTTCCGCGCTATATCGAGATTGTCCATAACGAAGTTTCCTATACCAACTATTCTGGTATTTCCATTGGTTTTGGCTGGACAAAGAAGGAGACGGCCATGACCAATAACCATGTGAACTGGAATGAAATCCACCATATCGCCCGCTTGCTCTGCGATGCAGGCCCGATTTACACCCTGTCCAACCAGGGTACCGGTAGTGAAATCCAGTATAACTACATCCACGATAACACCACCTCCAAGTGGGCTGACTACTGGAATGTGCCTATTTATCTGGATGAAGGTTCCAGCGGCTTTACCGTCAAGGAAAACGTGTTCAAGAATGCCGCAGGTGGCGTAGGCCAGAACCAGGCTGGTACCAACACGATTAACCAGTCCAGCGATTACTGGAATCAGAATACTGCAGACAATGCAGGTATCGAAAAGGACTTCAAGAAAATCAAGGAAATTACCGAAATCCCGCTGCCGGACTTCTCCAACACGGTTCCTCAGGCTCCCTTTAACGGCGTGGTACACTCCATTCCGGGTACCCTCCAGCTGGAAGACTACGATGAAGGTGGCCAGAGCGTTTCCTTTAGCGATAAGGACTTCGTCAACGAAGGCAACGTCTATCGTGAAGATGGCGTGGATGTGGTTGGCCTGGGCTGCGCCGATACCTTGAATACCGTAGATTGCCAGGGTTATGCAATTGGCTATACCAATCCGGGCGAATGGCTGGAATACACCGTAAACGTCATTCTGGAAAGTGAATATGTGTTCCGCGCCAATGTGGCCAGCGGTCTTGATGTGGCAAGCTTCCGCCTCTATATGGATGGTGAAGCCATTACCGACACCATCGCTATCCCTCAGGGCGAAGACTGGGTGACCTACGGCTATGTGGAAGGCAAGACTGCCAAGCTGCCTAAGGGCGAACACGTTCTCCGTGTGGCAATCACCGGTACTTACGGCAATCTGGACTGGATTCAGTTCGCCCTTACCGAAGACGAACTGAATACCGATGGAATCGTCCCGGGTGCTACCCGCTTCCAGCTGGATATGGATGTAGCTAACGTCGGTGCCTACAAGATCTATAACTCTCAGGGCCGCCTCATGGGTTATGTCAACGCAACATCTTCCCGCGAAGCCCGCGATCTTCTCCGCACGAAGGTCTTGGATTCCGGAATCTACATGGTGAAAACACCCTCCGGTTCCTCCTTCCGCGTGAACGTGAAGTAA
- a CDS encoding DUF1016 N-terminal domain-containing protein, with product MKKQSKEIVSFAKVVANKNYKDLVSSIGELLAENRRRALQTVNEALVRTYWNIGRHIVEFEQKGNVRASYGDQLLVRLSKDLTVAYGKGFSRSNLFMIRQFYVRFPKFQTVSGKLSWSHYAEILKSDSELEIGFYAKQCELEKSKNGIQLQKPEDIVSRYQLYLPNRDELQRELEKLLGAEMDTES from the coding sequence ATGAAAAAGCAATCAAAGGAGATTGTCTCTTTTGCCAAAGTAGTTGCTAATAAGAACTATAAGGATCTTGTATCTAGCATTGGCGAGCTGCTTGCAGAAAATCGTAGAAGGGCCTTGCAGACTGTAAACGAAGCCCTGGTACGAACGTATTGGAATATTGGCCGGCATATTGTAGAGTTCGAACAGAAAGGAAATGTCCGGGCTTCTTACGGCGACCAGCTTCTTGTTCGATTGTCCAAGGATTTGACGGTGGCCTATGGCAAGGGGTTTAGCAGAAGCAACCTATTTATGATAAGGCAATTTTATGTACGTTTCCCAAAATTCCAGACAGTGTCTGGAAAATTGAGCTGGAGCCACTACGCCGAGATTTTAAAGTCTGATTCTGAACTTGAAATCGGCTTTTATGCCAAGCAATGTGAACTGGAAAAGAGCAAGAATGGAATCCAACTTCAAAAGCCTGAAGATATTGTAAGCCGTTACCAACTCTACTTGCCAAATAGGGATGAACTGCAACGAGAGCTAGAGAAACTCTTGGGGGCGGAAATGGATACTGAATCCTAA